One genomic region from Salipiger sp. CCB-MM3 encodes:
- a CDS encoding mechanosensitive ion channel family protein, which yields MDSINEVLNTEIYNGTSLSDVFTLDYLAQMLGNVVAAIVLLLIGLFIGRWVKGRITAMAARSPKLDDTLFNFLGNIARYTVLIFTVLIVLNTFGVQTTSIIAALGAAGLAIGLALQGTLSNVAAGVMIIIFRPIKLGDFISVAGQSGTVKDITLNTTELASIGNSQIIIPNSEVWGNVIENYSVYDTRRAEWTFGVGYGANLAQAEQVIRDTIMGDARSMNEPAPFIQVNNLNDSSVDFLVRVWVASGDYFQYQADMKRKVKEALDANGVDIPFPTRTLHISKDESEDAGEKRENQGGEMPKSQLV from the coding sequence ATGGACAGCATCAACGAAGTACTCAACACCGAGATCTACAACGGCACGTCGCTGTCGGACGTGTTCACCTTGGATTATCTGGCGCAGATGCTGGGCAATGTGGTGGCGGCGATCGTGCTGCTGCTGATCGGCCTCTTTATTGGCCGCTGGGTCAAGGGCCGGATCACCGCCATGGCGGCGCGCAGCCCAAAACTCGACGACACGCTGTTCAACTTCCTTGGCAATATCGCGCGCTATACGGTGCTGATCTTCACGGTGCTGATCGTGCTCAACACCTTCGGCGTGCAGACCACCTCGATCATCGCCGCGCTGGGTGCTGCGGGCCTTGCCATCGGGCTTGCGCTGCAGGGCACGCTGTCGAATGTCGCCGCCGGGGTGATGATCATCATCTTCCGCCCGATCAAGCTGGGGGATTTCATTTCGGTTGCCGGGCAGTCGGGCACGGTGAAGGACATCACGCTCAACACCACCGAACTGGCCAGCATCGGCAACTCGCAGATCATCATCCCGAACTCCGAGGTCTGGGGGAATGTGATCGAGAACTACTCGGTCTACGACACCCGCCGCGCCGAGTGGACCTTTGGCGTCGGCTATGGTGCCAATCTCGCGCAGGCCGAGCAGGTGATCCGCGACACGATCATGGGCGACGCCCGCTCGATGAACGAGCCCGCGCCCTTCATTCAGGTCAACAACCTCAACGACAGCTCGGTCGATTTTCTGGTGCGCGTCTGGGTCGCGAGCGGCGATTACTTCCAGTATCAGGCCGATATGAAGCGCAAGGTCAAAGAGGCGCTGGATGCCAATGGCGTCGACATCCCCTTCCCGACCCGCACGCTGCATATCTCCAAGGATGAGAGCGAGGACGCAGGCGAGAAGCGCGAAAATCAGGGCGGTGAAATGCCCAAGTCACAGCTCGTCTGA
- the map gene encoding type I methionyl aminopeptidase produces the protein MERPVLRNDTSGRLTRDGIRIHETGDFAGMHKAGELAARILDDLAPLVYPGQTTGAIDDFIRTAVEEAGATSATIGYKGYQHASCISINHVVCHGIPGEKKLKDGDILNVDVTVIVDGWYGDTSRMYVAGKLSRKAERLIQVTHDSLMLGIEAVKPGNTFGDIGHAIQSYVEAQRMSVVRDFCGHGLGRVFHAAPNVLHYGRAGSGPVLEEGMFFTIEPMVNLGRPETKVLADDWTAVTRDKSLSAQFEHSVGVTADGVDIFTLSPGGKFHPTWG, from the coding sequence ATGGAGCGCCCCGTCTTGCGAAATGACACGAGCGGCCGTCTCACCCGCGACGGCATCCGCATTCACGAAACCGGCGATTTTGCTGGCATGCATAAGGCCGGCGAGCTTGCCGCGCGCATTCTCGACGACCTCGCGCCGCTGGTCTATCCGGGCCAGACGACCGGGGCGATCGACGATTTCATCCGCACTGCGGTGGAAGAGGCGGGCGCGACCTCGGCGACGATTGGCTACAAGGGCTATCAGCACGCCAGCTGCATCTCGATCAACCACGTGGTCTGCCACGGCATTCCGGGCGAGAAGAAGCTGAAGGACGGCGATATTCTCAACGTCGACGTGACGGTCATTGTCGATGGCTGGTACGGCGACACCAGCCGGATGTATGTGGCCGGAAAGCTCTCGCGCAAGGCCGAGCGGCTGATTCAGGTGACCCACGACTCGCTGATGCTGGGCATCGAAGCGGTGAAGCCGGGCAACACGTTCGGCGACATCGGCCACGCCATCCAGAGCTACGTCGAGGCGCAGCGCATGTCGGTGGTGCGCGATTTCTGCGGCCATGGTCTGGGCCGGGTGTTCCACGCCGCGCCCAACGTGCTGCACTATGGCCGCGCGGGCTCGGGTCCGGTGCTCGAAGAAGGCATGTTCTTCACCATCGAGCCGATGGTGAACCTCGGCCGCCCCGAGACCAAAGTGCTGGCCGACGATTGGACAGCGGTGACCCGCGATAAATCGCTCTCGGCGCAGTTCGAGCATTCGGTCGGCGTGACCGCCGATGGAGTCGATATCTTCACCCTCTCGCCGGGCGGCAAGTTCCACCCGACCTGGGGCTGA
- a CDS encoding aldehyde dehydrogenase, with product MTDLPHYPLYIDGAFCEGSAAQVMRSQNPASGEDWASFACAAPRDVDRAVCAARRALDAPEWRDLSQTARGKLLYRLADLVEANAQVLGRLETTDSGKLLAETASQTAYVADYYRYYAGLADKIEGAVLPIDKPDMHVFTRPLPIGVVAAVVPWNAQMFLTATKLGPALAAGCTVVLKASEVAPVPMLEFARLIHEAGFPPGVVSVITGDAKGCAIPLTSHPDVDRIAFTGGPDTARHVIRNSAENFAVTTLELGGKSPILVFEDADLDGAANALIAGNFGASGQSCVAGSRGLVQRSIFEALVTKITEKAQGIIVGDPLDTSSHMGPLCTRAQVDLIAKTLSEAQAQGAILRFGGAALERAGNYMAPTLVECASPETATLTTEMFGPVMSLLPFDIEEEAIALANDSLYGLGSGVFTQNLARAHRVSGRLRAGICWVNTYRAISPIAPFGGFGDSGYGREAGMEAIKDYTRTRTTWINTSAEPMANPFVMR from the coding sequence ATGACCGACCTTCCCCACTATCCGCTCTACATCGACGGCGCCTTCTGCGAGGGCTCCGCCGCGCAGGTGATGCGCTCACAGAACCCTGCCAGCGGCGAAGACTGGGCCAGCTTTGCCTGCGCCGCGCCGCGCGATGTGGACCGCGCCGTCTGCGCCGCGCGGCGGGCGCTTGATGCGCCCGAATGGCGCGACCTCAGCCAGACCGCGCGCGGCAAACTGCTCTACCGGCTCGCCGATCTGGTCGAGGCCAATGCGCAGGTGCTCGGGCGGCTGGAGACCACCGACAGCGGCAAGCTGCTGGCCGAGACCGCCAGCCAGACCGCCTATGTTGCCGACTATTACCGCTATTACGCGGGGCTCGCCGATAAGATCGAGGGCGCGGTGCTGCCCATCGACAAGCCCGACATGCATGTCTTCACGCGGCCCCTGCCGATCGGCGTGGTTGCCGCCGTGGTGCCGTGGAACGCGCAGATGTTCCTCACCGCCACAAAGCTCGGTCCGGCGCTGGCGGCAGGCTGCACGGTGGTGCTGAAGGCGTCAGAAGTTGCGCCCGTGCCGATGCTGGAGTTTGCCCGGCTGATCCACGAGGCGGGCTTCCCGCCGGGCGTGGTCTCGGTGATCACCGGCGATGCCAAGGGCTGCGCCATCCCGCTCACCAGCCATCCCGACGTGGACCGCATCGCCTTCACCGGCGGACCGGACACCGCGCGCCATGTGATCCGCAACTCGGCCGAGAATTTCGCGGTCACCACGCTGGAACTGGGCGGCAAGTCCCCGATCCTCGTCTTCGAGGATGCCGACCTCGATGGCGCGGCCAATGCGCTGATCGCGGGCAATTTCGGGGCCTCGGGGCAAAGCTGCGTGGCGGGCTCGCGCGGTCTGGTGCAGCGGAGCATCTTTGAGGCGCTGGTGACCAAGATCACCGAGAAGGCGCAGGGCATCATCGTCGGCGATCCTCTGGACACGAGCAGCCACATGGGGCCGCTCTGCACCCGGGCGCAGGTGGATCTGATCGCGAAGACGCTGAGCGAGGCACAGGCGCAGGGCGCCATCCTCCGCTTCGGCGGCGCGGCACTGGAGCGCGCGGGCAACTACATGGCGCCGACGCTGGTGGAATGCGCCTCGCCCGAGACCGCGACGCTGACCACCGAGATGTTCGGCCCGGTCATGTCGCTGCTGCCTTTCGACATCGAGGAAGAGGCCATCGCGCTGGCCAACGACAGCCTCTACGGGCTGGGCTCGGGGGTGTTCACGCAGAACCTCGCACGCGCCCATCGGGTCTCGGGCCGGTTGCGGGCTGGCATCTGCTGGGTGAACACCTACCGGGCGATCTCGCCCATCGCGCCCTTCGGCGGGTTTGGCGATTCCGGCTACGGGCGCGAGGCGGGGATGGAGGCCATCAAGGACTACACGCGCACCCGCACCACATGGATCAACACCTCGGCAGAGCCCATGGCGAACCCCTTCGTGATGCGGTGA
- a CDS encoding LLM class flavin-dependent oxidoreductase codes for MEFSLFAHMERLTPDQPHEVLHEEFISLCKMADEGGMRAIWTGEHHGMEFTIAPNPFLSIVDLAHHTKNVRLGTGTVIAPFWHPIRLAGEAAATDMITGGRLELGIARGAYSYEYERMMPGLDAAQAGARMRESAPLLRPLWSGDCAHEGAYYSFPSTTAVPKAAQAGGPPIWIAAREEASHSFGVENGFNIQVTPLWQGMEAITTLKQRFDDARARSPGKTPKIMLLHHTYVGRDDADVAQAAKEISRYYCYFGAWFQNKRPVRNGLIEALSDEEIAGNNMMAPENLLRDLTIGTKQEVIDRLRRYEDMGYDEFSFWIDTGMTHQRKRDSLARFLDDVLPAFA; via the coding sequence ATGGAGTTTTCCCTCTTTGCCCATATGGAACGCCTGACCCCGGACCAGCCGCATGAGGTGCTGCACGAGGAGTTCATTTCGCTGTGCAAGATGGCCGACGAGGGCGGGATGCGGGCGATCTGGACCGGCGAGCATCACGGCATGGAATTCACGATTGCCCCCAACCCGTTTCTGTCGATCGTCGATCTGGCGCATCACACCAAAAACGTGCGCCTCGGCACCGGCACGGTGATCGCCCCTTTCTGGCATCCGATCCGGCTCGCCGGAGAGGCGGCGGCCACCGACATGATCACCGGCGGGCGACTGGAGCTTGGCATCGCCCGCGGCGCCTATAGCTATGAGTATGAGCGGATGATGCCCGGGCTCGACGCGGCACAGGCAGGCGCGCGGATGCGCGAGAGCGCGCCGCTGTTGCGCCCGCTCTGGTCCGGCGACTGCGCGCATGAGGGGGCATATTACAGCTTTCCCAGCACCACCGCCGTGCCCAAAGCCGCGCAGGCGGGCGGCCCGCCGATCTGGATCGCCGCGCGCGAGGAAGCCAGCCACAGCTTCGGCGTCGAGAACGGCTTCAACATTCAGGTCACGCCGCTGTGGCAGGGCATGGAGGCGATCACCACGCTCAAGCAGCGCTTTGACGATGCCCGCGCGCGGAGCCCCGGCAAGACCCCGAAGATCATGCTGCTGCACCACACTTATGTGGGCCGCGACGACGCGGATGTGGCGCAGGCGGCAAAGGAAATCTCGCGCTATTACTGCTATTTCGGCGCGTGGTTCCAGAACAAGCGTCCCGTCCGCAATGGTCTGATCGAGGCGCTCAGCGACGAAGAGATCGCGGGCAACAACATGATGGCGCCCGAGAACCTGCTGCGCGACCTGACCATCGGCACCAAGCAGGAGGTGATCGACCGCCTGCGGCGCTACGAGGACATGGGCTATGACGAGTTCTCCTTCTGGATCGACACCGGCATGACCCATCAGCGCAAGCGCGACTCCCTCGCCCGTTTTCTCGACGACGTTCTGCCCGCCTTTGCCTGA
- a CDS encoding alpha/beta fold hydrolase, producing MIWTTRRRSDLGGGLAGIEAGSSGPRVLLIHGVGLRAEAWSAQLEALAQHCRVTAVDMPGHGESTLAGESALVDYATRIAEPLDGPTLIAGHSMGAMIAAEIARQAPERVSALACLNAIYRRSDQAKQAVAARAAQLDGLSIADPEPTLSRWFEDAETPARAACRDWLTSADPKGYRAAYRVFAAEDGPRDDTLRGLTCPALFMTGGREPNSTPAMSQMMAALVPQGRAVVLPDAAHMMPMTHADAVTAELLRLIPAQG from the coding sequence ATGATCTGGACAACCCGGCGGCGGTCTGACCTCGGCGGCGGTCTGGCGGGGATCGAGGCGGGGTCTTCGGGCCCGCGCGTGCTGCTGATCCACGGCGTCGGCCTGCGGGCCGAGGCATGGAGCGCGCAGCTGGAGGCGCTTGCGCAGCACTGCCGCGTCACGGCGGTGGACATGCCGGGCCATGGCGAAAGCACTCTGGCCGGAGAAAGCGCGCTGGTGGACTACGCTACGCGGATCGCGGAACCGCTGGACGGGCCTACGCTGATTGCCGGGCATTCGATGGGGGCAATGATCGCCGCCGAGATCGCCCGGCAGGCGCCGGAGAGGGTCAGCGCCCTCGCCTGCCTCAACGCCATTTACCGGCGCTCGGATCAGGCGAAACAGGCCGTCGCGGCGCGTGCCGCGCAGCTGGATGGGCTCAGCATCGCCGACCCCGAGCCGACGCTCAGCCGCTGGTTCGAAGATGCCGAGACCCCCGCCCGCGCCGCCTGCCGCGACTGGCTGACCAGTGCCGACCCCAAAGGCTATCGCGCCGCCTACCGGGTGTTCGCCGCCGAGGACGGACCACGCGATGACACGCTGCGCGGCCTCACCTGCCCGGCGCTCTTCATGACCGGCGGGCGCGAGCCCAACTCGACCCCGGCGATGTCGCAGATGATGGCGGCGCTGGTGCCGCAGGGCCGCGCCGTGGTCCTGCCGGACGCCGCCCACATGATGCCGATGACCCATGCCGATGCGGTCACCGCCGAGCTGCTGCGCCTGATCCCGGCGCAGGGCTGA
- a CDS encoding amino acid synthesis family protein, which translates to MQPEIRKIVTYDEEVLIEGFRPADTPWRMFAVAAVVRNPWAGRYVEDLKPEIHAYGPVLGEMMTQRMIDLAGGGAVIEAYGKAAVVGLNGEIEHASGLIHTLRFGNHYRQAVEAKSYLAFTNTRGGANAPIMVPLMDKNDAGRRSHYLTIQFAIPDAPRDDEIVVVLGAATGGRPHHRIGDRYQDLKDLGHDLDNPAAV; encoded by the coding sequence ATGCAGCCGGAAATTCGGAAAATCGTGACTTATGACGAAGAGGTGCTGATCGAAGGGTTTCGCCCCGCCGACACGCCGTGGCGCATGTTCGCCGTGGCTGCCGTGGTACGCAATCCTTGGGCCGGGCGCTACGTCGAAGACCTCAAGCCCGAGATCCACGCCTACGGCCCGGTGCTGGGCGAGATGATGACCCAGCGGATGATCGACCTTGCAGGCGGCGGCGCGGTGATCGAGGCCTATGGCAAGGCGGCGGTCGTCGGGTTGAATGGCGAGATCGAGCACGCCTCGGGCCTCATTCACACGCTGCGCTTTGGCAATCACTACCGGCAGGCGGTGGAGGCCAAGAGCTACCTCGCCTTCACCAACACCCGCGGCGGGGCCAATGCGCCGATCATGGTGCCGCTGATGGACAAGAACGATGCCGGGCGGCGCTCGCATTATCTGACTATCCAGTTCGCCATCCCCGACGCGCCGCGCGACGACGAGATCGTCGTGGTGCTCGGCGCGGCCACCGGCGGGCGTCCGCATCACCGCATCGGCGATCGCTATCAGGATCTGAAGGACCTCGGCCATGATCTGGACAACCCGGCGGCGGTCTGA
- a CDS encoding LysR family transcriptional regulator, giving the protein MPRALPPVGWFRAFEASARHLSFTAAAEEIGMTQSAVSQQIKALETRLGAPLFTRKPRGLALTDAGRKLMPQVGSALEMLQTATLAFDVAPEEELLTVASSVSMAHWVIAPHLADFQRRHPTIRIRFVSAIWPDDFQSAMADVEIRFGSQRQVGQSALPLEPSELMALKSPALTGPLEALPLIESVGTSVGWDAFGAAHGLSDLRPSHYVDSYGMALQLAVGGAGVALVSALLGRDALSSGQLVPAHAGTIAAREGYFIAVREQVPAARTFGAWLKARMAEG; this is encoded by the coding sequence ATGCCCCGCGCCTTGCCCCCGGTCGGCTGGTTCCGCGCCTTCGAGGCGTCGGCCCGGCACCTCAGTTTCACCGCCGCCGCCGAGGAAATCGGCATGACGCAATCGGCTGTGAGCCAGCAGATCAAAGCGCTCGAGACCCGCCTCGGCGCGCCGCTCTTCACCCGCAAGCCGCGCGGGCTGGCGCTTACCGACGCCGGGCGCAAGCTGATGCCGCAGGTGGGCTCGGCGCTCGAGATGCTGCAAACCGCGACGCTGGCCTTCGACGTGGCTCCCGAGGAAGAGCTGCTGACCGTCGCCAGTTCGGTGAGCATGGCGCATTGGGTGATCGCGCCGCATCTGGCCGACTTCCAGCGCCGCCATCCGACCATCCGCATCCGCTTTGTCAGCGCCATCTGGCCCGATGATTTCCAAAGCGCCATGGCGGATGTGGAGATCCGTTTCGGCTCGCAGCGGCAGGTCGGGCAAAGCGCGCTGCCGCTGGAGCCGAGCGAGTTGATGGCGCTGAAGTCGCCGGCGCTGACAGGCCCTCTGGAGGCGCTGCCGCTGATCGAGTCGGTCGGCACCTCGGTGGGCTGGGACGCGTTCGGCGCGGCGCATGGGCTGAGCGATCTGCGCCCCAGTCATTACGTCGATTCCTATGGCATGGCGCTGCAGCTTGCGGTGGGCGGGGCCGGGGTGGCGCTGGTCAGCGCGCTCTTGGGGCGCGACGCGCTCAGCTCGGGGCAATTGGTGCCCGCGCACGCCGGGACGATCGCCGCACGCGAGGGCTATTTCATCGCGGTGCGCGAACAGGTGCCCGCAGCGCGGACCTTCGGTGCATGGCTGAAGGCGCGGATGGCAGAGGGCTGA
- a CDS encoding serine O-acetyltransferase — MTANPLQTSLLPETRNLLAAEPGLSVLLGIEAGEVTDLPELMAAALAACLPEGMARAWLRGLAVELFRHDAELLETALDDLLVTTARDAQPGGAPRVLLFANGYHALLSYRVSRALWLAGREELALAVKGQFTRALSVEIWPQADIGRGVWFDHGIGLVIGQTAVIEEDVSLWHGVTLGSNFVDMGEGRHPKLRRGAVVGAGALILGPVEVGAGATVAAGAIVTKDVPPGHVVTGPRGTDRGAGRFAGFVPLAQLKGDAE, encoded by the coding sequence ATGACCGCAAATCCCCTGCAGACCTCCCTTCTGCCCGAAACCCGAAACCTGCTTGCCGCCGAGCCGGGCCTGTCGGTGCTGCTGGGGATCGAGGCGGGAGAGGTGACCGATCTGCCCGAACTGATGGCCGCCGCGCTTGCAGCCTGCTTGCCCGAGGGCATGGCGCGGGCATGGCTGCGCGGGCTGGCGGTGGAGCTGTTTCGCCATGACGCAGAGCTGTTGGAGACCGCGCTTGACGATCTGCTGGTCACCACCGCGCGTGACGCTCAGCCCGGCGGCGCGCCGCGGGTGCTGCTCTTTGCCAATGGCTATCACGCGCTGCTGTCCTACCGGGTGAGCCGGGCGCTCTGGCTGGCCGGGCGCGAGGAGCTGGCGCTGGCGGTGAAAGGTCAGTTCACCCGCGCGCTCTCGGTCGAGATCTGGCCGCAGGCCGACATCGGGCGCGGCGTGTGGTTCGATCACGGCATCGGGCTGGTGATCGGCCAGACGGCGGTGATCGAAGAGGACGTGAGTCTCTGGCACGGGGTCACGCTGGGCTCGAATTTTGTCGACATGGGCGAGGGGCGACACCCCAAGCTGCGCCGCGGCGCGGTGGTCGGGGCGGGTGCGCTGATCCTCGGGCCGGTCGAGGTAGGGGCCGGGGCGACCGTGGCCGCCGGGGCAATCGTGACCAAGGATGTGCCGCCCGGCCATGTGGTCACCGGCCCGCGCGGCACCGACCGCGGCGCCGGGCGTTTCGCGGGGTTCGTGCCGCTGGCACAGCTGAAAGGGGATGCGGAATGA
- a CDS encoding VOC family protein produces the protein MSSLGIDHPLVCVRDLAKTRETYLSLGFLMKPPGMHPWGTSTALVIFRNQLLELVGIGDESLLDGYSAGEFRFGRHVQQGLGEREGVPLSALNSSDAAADEAAVVARGGTCAGTIEFGRDVVRDDGTPDRTATTLKIFTRSGLPRLTMFACQQHRRDLIEFPKWMDHPNGAHGFVSATILAAPADQPAVRDWLTTLHGPEALRDTGWGFEVATGKGLWRVVSRDAARVLFGPLPEALAPDGAPSVISLDLGCSSLDRVRPYLDRGDFAYREVAGALVLTDVARLGGILLTFQEAPEAP, from the coding sequence ATGAGCTCTCTGGGGATCGACCACCCGCTGGTCTGCGTGCGCGATCTGGCCAAGACCCGCGAGACTTACCTGTCGCTCGGTTTCCTGATGAAGCCGCCGGGGATGCACCCTTGGGGGACGTCGACGGCGCTGGTGATCTTCCGCAACCAGTTGCTGGAACTGGTGGGGATCGGTGACGAGAGTCTGCTGGACGGCTACTCGGCCGGAGAGTTCCGCTTTGGCCGCCACGTGCAGCAGGGGCTGGGCGAACGCGAGGGCGTGCCGCTCTCGGCGCTCAACTCAAGCGATGCGGCGGCGGATGAGGCGGCGGTGGTGGCGCGCGGCGGGACATGCGCGGGCACCATCGAGTTCGGGCGCGACGTGGTGCGCGACGATGGCACGCCCGACCGCACAGCGACCACGCTGAAGATCTTCACCCGGTCCGGCCTGCCGCGCCTGACGATGTTTGCCTGTCAGCAGCACCGCCGCGATCTCATCGAGTTTCCCAAGTGGATGGACCACCCCAACGGCGCGCATGGGTTCGTCTCGGCCACCATCCTCGCCGCGCCAGCGGATCAGCCCGCGGTGCGCGACTGGCTGACCACGCTGCACGGCCCCGAGGCGCTGCGCGACACCGGCTGGGGGTTCGAGGTGGCCACCGGCAAGGGCCTTTGGCGCGTGGTCAGCCGCGATGCCGCGCGGGTGCTCTTTGGCCCGCTGCCCGAGGCGCTGGCACCGGATGGCGCGCCCTCGGTGATCTCGCTCGACCTCGGCTGTTCTTCACTGGACCGCGTCCGCCCCTACCTCGACCGTGGCGATTTCGCCTATCGCGAGGTTGCGGGCGCGCTTGTCCTGACCGACGTCGCCCGGCTGGGCGGCATCCTTCTCACATTTCAGGAGGCGCCCGAGGCGCCCTAA
- a CDS encoding M20 aminoacylase family protein, which translates to MFDTDHIEEAIGWRHDLHRHPELGFEEHRTSEMIAGLLTGWGWRVHRGLAGTGVVAQMGQGAPVIGLRADIDALPIEEATGAAYASTVPGKMHACGHDGHTAMLLLAARKIAEEGVEQGTVTLIFQPAEESEGGARVMIEDGLLKQFPLDKVFGIHNWPGLAPGRFVARDDKMMAAFSVFDIEIRGKGGHGAMPEQSDGVIAAAGRTAAALQEIPARALSPLEPGVVSVTQIHSGSAYNVCPDRAVLSGTCRWFGAEAGDIIEERLRRIADSEAAAQGCTANVDYQRRYPATLNSAPEATLAREVAAEMGLDTTMVGPSMASEDFAFMLNEVPGAYLWLGAAREGENPGLHSAKFDFNDAVLPAGAEYWVRLARRATAG; encoded by the coding sequence ATGTTCGACACCGACCATATCGAAGAGGCCATCGGCTGGCGTCACGATCTGCACCGCCACCCCGAGCTTGGCTTCGAAGAGCACCGCACCTCCGAGATGATCGCCGGGCTGCTGACCGGCTGGGGCTGGCGGGTGCATCGCGGGCTCGCAGGCACCGGCGTGGTCGCGCAAATGGGGCAGGGCGCGCCGGTGATCGGCCTGCGCGCCGATATCGACGCACTACCCATCGAGGAAGCGACCGGCGCGGCCTATGCCTCGACCGTGCCCGGCAAGATGCACGCCTGCGGCCACGACGGTCACACCGCGATGCTGCTGCTCGCCGCGCGCAAGATCGCCGAAGAGGGCGTGGAGCAGGGCACCGTGACGCTGATCTTTCAGCCCGCCGAGGAAAGCGAAGGCGGCGCGCGGGTGATGATCGAGGACGGGCTGCTCAAGCAGTTCCCGCTCGACAAGGTGTTCGGCATTCACAATTGGCCGGGGCTGGCGCCGGGGCGCTTCGTGGCGCGTGACGACAAGATGATGGCGGCGTTTTCGGTCTTCGACATCGAGATCCGTGGCAAGGGCGGCCATGGCGCCATGCCAGAGCAATCCGACGGGGTGATCGCCGCCGCCGGGCGCACCGCCGCCGCGCTGCAGGAGATCCCGGCCCGCGCGCTCTCGCCGCTGGAGCCGGGGGTGGTGTCGGTGACGCAGATCCACAGCGGCTCGGCCTACAACGTCTGCCCCGACCGCGCGGTGTTGAGCGGCACCTGCCGCTGGTTCGGTGCCGAAGCGGGTGACATCATCGAAGAGCGGCTGCGCCGCATCGCGGACTCCGAGGCGGCGGCGCAGGGCTGCACCGCCAATGTCGACTACCAGCGCCGCTACCCGGCCACGCTCAACAGCGCGCCCGAAGCCACGCTGGCGCGCGAGGTTGCGGCTGAGATGGGGCTCGACACCACCATGGTCGGCCCGAGCATGGCCTCCGAAGATTTCGCCTTCATGCTGAACGAGGTGCCGGGCGCCTACCTCTGGCTCGGTGCTGCGCGCGAGGGTGAGAACCCCGGCCTGCATTCGGCCAAGTTCGACTTCAACGACGCGGTGCTGCCCGCCGGGGCGGAATACTGGGTGCGGCTCGCCCGCCGCGCCACCGCCGGGTAA
- a CDS encoding LysR family transcriptional regulator translates to MDAFDSRFLREFLAVAQEGSIRRAAERLNVVPSAISRKIADAETRLGVSLFERSSKGVTVTEAGELLREHALHLQDEQTFLLDQIGRYRDGRSQTVRIALGEGFTADLMENGLSDLSRLQPQIRFSIDHAGTDELQRRVIEGEADIGIAYNPLVTEATRSVAVGRQPLCAVVPRNSPLAARKSVSLAEVLEQPVAMLDARHAIRHLVGQVAADRGLALRVHVETASIALLIRYVSAGMGVTFLPRFSASIQADRGDLAVIDLDEPSLHQVSTHLLVRARRRLPKSVELVASFLSDRMVAFRA, encoded by the coding sequence ATGGACGCCTTCGACAGCCGCTTCCTGCGCGAGTTCCTCGCGGTCGCGCAGGAGGGGTCGATCCGCCGCGCGGCGGAGCGGCTGAACGTCGTGCCCTCGGCGATCTCGCGCAAGATCGCCGACGCCGAGACGCGGCTGGGGGTGAGCCTCTTCGAGCGCAGTTCGAAAGGCGTCACGGTGACCGAGGCTGGCGAGCTCCTGCGTGAACACGCGCTGCACCTGCAGGACGAGCAGACCTTTCTGCTCGACCAGATCGGGCGCTACCGCGACGGGCGCAGCCAGACCGTGCGGATCGCGCTTGGCGAGGGGTTCACCGCCGATCTCATGGAGAACGGCCTGTCGGACCTCAGCCGCCTGCAGCCGCAGATCCGCTTCAGCATCGACCACGCGGGCACCGATGAGTTGCAACGTCGGGTGATCGAGGGCGAGGCGGACATCGGCATTGCCTACAACCCGCTGGTGACCGAGGCGACGCGCTCTGTCGCCGTCGGGCGGCAGCCGCTCTGCGCGGTGGTGCCCAGAAATTCACCATTGGCCGCGCGCAAGAGCGTCTCGCTTGCCGAGGTGCTGGAGCAGCCGGTGGCCATGCTCGACGCCCGCCACGCCATTCGCCACCTCGTCGGGCAGGTGGCCGCCGACCGGGGGCTGGCGCTGCGGGTGCATGTGGAAACCGCCTCGATCGCGCTGTTGATCCGCTACGTCAGTGCAGGCATGGGCGTGACCTTTCTGCCCCGGTTTTCCGCGTCGATTCAGGCGGATCGCGGCGATTTGGCGGTGATCGACCTCGACGAGCCATCGCTGCATCAGGTCAGCACGCATCTTCTGGTGCGCGCCCGGCGGCGCTTGCCGAAATCGGTGGAACTGGTGGCGAGCTTCCTGTCTGACCGGATGGTGGCCTTCCGCGCCTGA